A window of Microbispora sp. ZYX-F-249 genomic DNA:
CGAACACGCAGACCTCGCCGTCGTTGGTGGGGATCAGGCCCGCGGTCCTGCCTCGCCGGTAGAACCACTCATAACCAGCGGCCTCCAGGCCGCGCCAATAGCCGTAGACGACCGCGCCCGAGCCGATCCCCGTGCGCAGGAGCCGTGCGCCGGTCCTGCGGGCCACCAGCGAGCGGGCGCCGTCCGCGCCGACCGTCAGCCAGGAGTGCGCCCGCAGCGCGCCGCCCGAACGCGTGCGTGCCATCACGCCGGTCACCCTGCCATCCTGGTCGGTGAGGAGGTCGGTGACCGCCGTGCCGAACCGTACGTCGGCGCCCGCCGCCACCGCGGCGTCCACCAGGACCGTGTCCAGCAGGGTGCGCCGGGGCGCGTACAACGCGTCGACCCCGGCCGCGGGGCGGATCGAGACCGTCACGCTCTCGTCCTCGTAGTGGAACCGGGTCTGCCGGATCGGGGGCGTCCCCGCCGCCGCGATGCGCTCCAGCAGACCCCACCGGTGCAGCCATACGGCGCCGCCGCGCATCAGCGCGTGGGTGGACAACGTGTCGGTGCCGCGGGCCGCGCGTTCCAGCACCAGCACGCGCAGCCCCCGTCTCGCGAGCAGCAGGGCGGTGGCCGCGCCCGCGCAGCGCGCGCCGATCACGATGACGTCGTGGTGTTGCGGGGACATGGCAGGCTTCCGTTCGTCAGCTCGCCGCCCGGGTGCGGGCCGGGCGGCGTCGGGTGAGATGGTCGGCGAGGTAGGCGGCGTCGTGGCGGGCGCCGTCGATGAACGTGGCGTCGCGGCGATGCTGGAACCTCAGCCCGAGCGCGTAGAGGCCGGGCGCGGCGGTCACGCCGCGCCGGTGCAGGATCCGGCCGGTGTGGTCCAGGACCGGCACCTGCAGCCACGGATAGCCGGGGCGCAGGCCGGTCGCCCAGACGACCGCCGCGAACCGCCGCAGGTCGAGCCGGGCGGGTCCGTCGCCGGGCAGCACCGCGGCGATCGGGGCGAGCTCCGGAGCTTCCGCCGCGACCGTCGGATGGAACTGCGGAGCGCCCGCCGTGACCGTCGGATCGAGCTCCGGAGTGCTCGCCGCGTAGGCGTCGATCCTGGACAGGACGCGCCGCAGCCGGACGTCGGCCGCCGCCGTGACGGCCCGCAGGTCGTCGGCGAAGCAGGCGAACCCCGCTTCCGAACCCAGCATCCGCCCGGTGAGCAGCGCGCCCCGCTCGTGCAGAATGCGCAGGTCCAGCGTCCGGCCGGTGCCGCTGAGCTGGAGCGACGGCTCTCTGAGCGCCCGTGCCGGGTCCGGCAGCTCGTCGAGCGTACGCCCCAGCGTGCCGAGCCGGTCCAGCCACCACAGGACGTCGCGCCCCCGATACCGGCGCGGCAGCCGGGTGTGGCCGCCGACCGCCACGACCACCGGCCGTCCCGCCGTGAGCAGCTCGTCGGCGATCTGCACACCTGTGGAGGACGCCCCGACCACGAGCACGGGTCCGTCCGGCAGGTCGGCGGGGCACCGGTAGCGATCGGGGGTGATCTGGACCAGGCCCGGGGGAAGGTCGCTGGCGAACGCCGGCACGGCGG
This region includes:
- a CDS encoding NAD(P)-binding domain-containing protein encodes the protein MPATTAVDTVVIGAGHAGLAMSRCLTGRSVEHLVLERGRTAERWRTARWDSFRLLTPNWMTRLPGWAYSGPDPDGYMTAGELVAYLECYARSFAAPILERTTVLQVRQTGGGYLVCTDRGAWTAANVVVATGYHVRAAVPAFASDLPPGLVQITPDRYRCPADLPDGPVLVVGASSTGVQIADELLTAGRPVVVAVGGHTRLPRRYRGRDVLWWLDRLGTLGRTLDELPDPARALREPSLQLSGTGRTLDLRILHERGALLTGRMLGSEAGFACFADDLRAVTAAADVRLRRVLSRIDAYAASTPELDPTVTAGAPQFHPTVAAEAPELAPIAAVLPGDGPARLDLRRFAAVVWATGLRPGYPWLQVPVLDHTGRILHRRGVTAAPGLYALGLRFQHRRDATFIDGARHDAAYLADHLTRRRPARTRAAS
- a CDS encoding FAD-dependent oxidoreductase: MSPQHHDVIVIGARCAGAATALLLARRGLRVLVLERAARGTDTLSTHALMRGGAVWLHRWGLLERIAAAGTPPIRQTRFHYEDESVTVSIRPAAGVDALYAPRRTLLDTVLVDAAVAAGADVRFGTAVTDLLTDQDGRVTGVMARTRSGGALRAHSWLTVGADGARSLVARRTGARLLRTGIGSGAVVYGYWRGLEAAGYEWFYRRGRTAGLIPTNDGEVCVFAGLPSAEFSREMAGDPRAGYRRLLATATGGADGRLAGAEPPRRLRAFPGRPGFVRQAWGPGWALVGDAGYLLDPLSTHGMTDALRDAHLLARAVSGFLHGVPEPQTLAGYQADRDRAGSALFAAADRIAGYGWNDLSIRGLLRDLSSAMSEGIEAVSRLSA